The Chitinophagales bacterium genome has a segment encoding these proteins:
- a CDS encoding bifunctional UDP-N-acetylmuramoyl-tripeptide:D-alanyl-D-alanine ligase/alanine racemase, translated as MNYSLQQIANIVNGTCNTNSSKIITQVATDSRSLYLNSATLFFCLVGERFDAHHYIQQCIDKGIDTFVVSNTSVITQYNNINFILVDNTLVALQQLAIYHRQQFNFPVIGITGSNGKTIVKEWLFQLLNEDFSIVKSPKSYNSQIGVALSVLQMNEQHNLAIFEAGISTTNEMQQLQKMIEPTLGIFTNIGEAHNAGFKNQAEKTKEKLILFNNTDEIIYNNKYTIINELVKLDSRYKSIGFDDNAYFKIKNITKENQSTQLIINDNLFVIPFIDDASIENALHCICMLLILNYDVTSINQRMAKLKKLAMRLSLNYGINQCTIIDDSYSADFSGLQIALDFMHQQATNKNRTLIVSGFEESGLNNDDFIKQLIHIIQPYHIQKIITIGNVFDSFQEVLQTNFKQYLYFENTNSFIKQFYQLDFHNEIILIKGARKYQFEYISQLLIGKTHETILEINLNSLINNFNAYKKLLSNHTGIIAMVKAFSYGSGSVEIASVLQSLKASYLAVAYADEGVHLRNNGITIPIMVMNPAAIDFNRMIEYHLEPVIYDDFILQQLINQLSYYNIDSLNIHIKVETGMNRLGFTKAEIPSLLTTLQAHHHLKIATIFSHLAASEDDNENQFSNKQIEEFKIIFEQIQNTKNYPIKKHILNSSGIVNFPQAHFDFVRLGIGLYGIDTSNKIQVDLESIGTLKTRITQIKKVKQGDTIGYSRKGKATQDMTIAILAIGYADGFDRRFSNGVGEVYIKQQKAKIIGNVCMDMTMIDISNISDVNEGDEVEIFGSHIAIKEQAQKIGTIGYELLTGISSRVKRVYYLD; from the coding sequence ATGAACTATTCCTTACAACAAATTGCCAACATTGTTAATGGTACTTGCAATACAAACAGCAGTAAAATCATTACGCAAGTAGCAACCGATTCTCGTTCTTTGTACTTAAATAGTGCTACACTTTTTTTCTGTTTAGTTGGCGAACGATTTGATGCACATCATTACATTCAACAATGCATAGATAAAGGCATCGATACTTTTGTAGTGAGCAATACTTCTGTTATTACACAGTACAACAATATTAATTTTATTTTGGTTGATAATACATTGGTAGCACTACAACAATTAGCTATTTATCATCGACAACAGTTCAATTTTCCAGTAATTGGCATTACAGGAAGCAATGGAAAAACAATTGTCAAAGAATGGTTGTTTCAACTACTCAACGAAGATTTTAGCATAGTAAAAAGTCCAAAAAGTTATAACTCGCAAATTGGTGTTGCTTTGTCTGTTTTACAAATGAACGAACAACACAACTTAGCTATTTTTGAAGCAGGAATTTCTACTACAAACGAAATGCAGCAACTACAAAAAATGATTGAACCAACGCTTGGTATTTTTACTAATATTGGAGAAGCACATAATGCTGGATTTAAAAATCAAGCAGAAAAGACAAAAGAAAAATTAATATTATTTAATAATACTGATGAAATAATATACAATAATAAATATACTATAATAAATGAATTAGTAAAATTAGATAGTCGTTATAAATCTATTGGATTTGATGATAATGCTTATTTTAAAATTAAAAATATAACTAAAGAAAATCAATCTACACAACTTATTATTAACGATAATTTGTTTGTCATTCCTTTTATAGATGATGCTTCAATAGAAAATGCATTGCATTGTATTTGCATGCTATTAATTTTAAATTACGATGTAACAAGCATTAATCAAAGAATGGCAAAACTAAAAAAGTTAGCAATGCGTTTGTCATTAAATTATGGCATCAATCAATGTACTATAATAGACGATAGTTATAGTGCAGATTTTTCTGGTTTGCAAATTGCATTAGATTTTATGCATCAACAAGCAACTAATAAAAATCGAACACTCATTGTTTCTGGTTTTGAAGAAAGTGGACTCAACAACGATGATTTTATAAAACAACTCATTCATATCATTCAACCATATCATATACAAAAAATAATAACTATTGGAAATGTGTTTGATAGCTTTCAAGAAGTGTTGCAAACTAACTTCAAACAATATTTATATTTTGAAAATACCAACAGTTTCATCAAACAGTTTTATCAATTAGATTTTCACAACGAAATTATATTAATAAAAGGTGCTAGAAAATATCAGTTTGAATATATATCACAATTGCTAATTGGTAAAACACACGAAACCATTTTAGAAATCAATTTGAATAGCTTAATCAATAATTTTAATGCTTATAAAAAACTACTAAGCAATCATACAGGAATTATTGCTATGGTTAAAGCATTTTCTTATGGTAGCGGAAGTGTTGAAATTGCTTCGGTGCTTCAATCATTGAAAGCAAGTTATTTGGCTGTAGCTTATGCAGATGAAGGTGTACATCTCAGAAATAATGGCATTACTATTCCTATTATGGTAATGAATCCTGCTGCTATTGATTTTAATAGAATGATTGAGTACCATTTAGAACCAGTGATTTACGACGATTTTATTCTTCAACAATTAATTAATCAATTAAGTTATTATAATATTGATAGTTTAAATATTCATATTAAAGTAGAAACAGGAATGAATCGTTTAGGATTTACTAAAGCAGAAATTCCATCATTACTGACTACGCTTCAAGCACATCATCATTTAAAAATCGCTACAATCTTTTCGCACTTAGCAGCTTCTGAAGATGATAATGAAAATCAATTTAGTAATAAACAAATAGAAGAATTTAAAATAATATTTGAACAAATTCAAAATACAAAAAATTATCCTATTAAAAAGCACATTTTAAATTCTTCTGGTATTGTCAATTTTCCACAAGCACACTTCGATTTTGTACGATTAGGCATTGGTTTATATGGTATTGATACGAGTAATAAGATACAAGTCGATTTAGAAAGTATTGGTACGCTTAAAACAAGAATTACACAAATTAAAAAAGTAAAACAAGGCGACACCATTGGTTATTCTCGTAAAGGAAAAGCTACGCAAGATATGACGATTGCCATTTTAGCAATTGGTTATGCAGATGGTTTTGATAGAAGATTTAGCAATGGTGTTGGCGAAGTATATATTAAACAACAGAAAGCAAAAATTATTGGCAATGTTTGTATGGATATGACCATGATTGATATTTCAAATATTAGTGATGTTAATGAAGGTGATGAAGTTGAAATTTTTGGAAGTCATATTGCGATAAAAGAACAAGCACAAAAAATAGGTACTATTGGCTACGAATTGTTGACTGGAATTTCATCAAGAGTAAAAAGAGTATATTATTTAGATTAA
- a CDS encoding AAA family ATPase encodes MNDIDIQHIVESFINHTNTPVFLTGKAGTGKTTLLRKIIQTTHKACLVVAPTGIAALNAGGVTIHSQFQLPFATFLPSDDFPDFSISDVQIENKTTLKRHLRMHHTKRQVIQQAELLIIDEVSMLRADVLDAIDTVLQFVRKNNQLFGGIQLLLIGDMLQLPPIVRPNEWEILKHYYSDMFFFNALSLKENKPIYIELEKVYRQADESFINILNNIRNNNINDKDIEILNNKYQPNFKPKPNESVITLTTHNRIADGINANSLQQIKKEVFTYQAEIEGDFPNYIFPVEEQLQLKVGAQIMFIRNDASEDKQFYNGKLAKVIELSDNEIVVDLENGTTLSVEKHEWYNKKYSIDSNTKNINEEVLGTFVQYPIKLAWAITVHKSQGLSFDNAIIDVQNVFAAGQAYVALSRLRSLEGLILKTPFKSNHLQYHNAIQSFAKQKQSVATLPNIVEQQSYSYLNSLIAKAFDFTVIEDIFYQHILSYNKKEGTSIKQQYQDWALKQYHIVASWKTHGDKFIQQVNILFNSNSINVKYINERVHAAQQYFTVQIEQVLKEILETIQTLNTIKRTKTFAAELNELDDALYFQYQNIYKSTAFIKFFQEKQILNKQNWEQYFGDDKRKQLLPTPKENVPIKKLSTVDITFQLYQEGKNIDEIAKERKLTTGTITTHFAKLIARADVKITDIMEEARVNELQHIMENHRGSTSSAIKEIVDNHFSFDEIKLVRAYIEMLERN; translated from the coding sequence ATGAACGATATTGATATACAACATATAGTCGAATCTTTTATTAATCACACCAATACACCTGTGTTTTTAACAGGAAAAGCAGGTACAGGCAAAACTACTTTATTAAGAAAAATTATTCAAACAACACACAAAGCATGTTTGGTTGTTGCACCAACAGGAATTGCTGCATTAAATGCTGGTGGCGTAACTATTCATTCGCAATTTCAGTTGCCATTTGCTACATTTTTACCTAGCGATGACTTCCCAGATTTTTCGATTTCAGATGTACAGATTGAAAATAAAACTACGCTTAAACGACATCTTAGAATGCATCATACAAAGCGACAAGTAATACAGCAAGCAGAGTTGTTGATTATTGATGAAGTGAGTATGCTTAGAGCTGATGTACTAGATGCCATTGATACTGTTTTGCAGTTTGTTAGAAAAAACAATCAATTATTTGGTGGAATTCAGTTACTACTTATTGGAGATATGTTGCAGTTGCCACCAATTGTAAGACCAAACGAATGGGAAATTTTAAAACATTACTATTCTGATATGTTTTTCTTTAATGCTTTGTCTTTAAAAGAGAATAAACCAATATATATTGAGTTAGAAAAAGTGTATAGACAAGCAGATGAAAGTTTTATCAATATATTAAATAATATTAGAAATAATAATATTAATGATAAAGATATTGAAATTTTAAACAATAAATATCAACCTAACTTTAAACCAAAACCAAATGAGTCGGTAATTACACTTACCACACACAATAGAATTGCAGATGGAATTAATGCTAACTCACTTCAACAAATTAAAAAAGAAGTATTTACTTATCAAGCAGAAATAGAAGGCGATTTTCCAAACTATATATTTCCTGTAGAAGAACAATTGCAGTTAAAAGTTGGTGCACAAATTATGTTTATTAGAAATGATGCTTCTGAAGATAAACAGTTTTACAATGGAAAGTTAGCAAAGGTTATTGAGTTATCTGATAATGAAATTGTAGTAGACTTAGAGAATGGCACTACACTTTCGGTAGAAAAACATGAATGGTATAATAAAAAATATAGTATAGATTCAAATACAAAAAATATCAATGAAGAAGTGTTAGGAACATTTGTACAATATCCAATAAAGTTGGCTTGGGCAATTACAGTACATAAATCGCAAGGTTTGTCGTTTGATAATGCCATTATTGATGTACAAAATGTATTTGCAGCAGGTCAAGCTTATGTAGCACTATCTCGTTTAAGAAGTTTAGAAGGACTGATTTTAAAAACGCCGTTTAAGTCTAATCACTTGCAATATCACAATGCAATACAATCATTTGCTAAGCAAAAGCAAAGTGTAGCAACACTACCCAATATTGTAGAACAACAATCGTATAGTTATTTAAATTCCTTGATAGCAAAAGCATTTGATTTTACAGTAATAGAAGATATATTTTATCAACATATTTTAAGTTATAACAAGAAAGAAGGCACTTCAATTAAACAACAATATCAAGATTGGGCATTAAAGCAATACCATATAGTGGCTTCTTGGAAAACACATGGCGATAAATTTATACAGCAAGTCAATATATTGTTTAATTCAAATAGTATTAATGTTAAATATATTAATGAAAGAGTGCATGCTGCACAACAATATTTTACAGTACAAATAGAGCAAGTTTTAAAAGAGATATTAGAAACAATTCAAACACTCAACACAATTAAACGAACTAAAACTTTTGCTGCTGAATTAAATGAGTTAGATGATGCCTTGTACTTCCAATATCAAAATATATATAAAAGTACTGCTTTTATTAAATTTTTTCAAGAAAAACAAATATTAAATAAACAAAATTGGGAACAGTATTTTGGCGATGATAAAAGAAAACAATTGTTGCCAACACCAAAAGAAAATGTGCCTATTAAAAAATTAAGTACCGTAGATATTACATTTCAGCTATATCAAGAAGGAAAAAATATAGATGAAATTGCTAAAGAAAGAAAGCTGACAACAGGAACGATTACTACACATTTTGCAAAACTTATTGCTAGAGCAGATGTAAAAATTACTGACATTATGGAAGAAGCAAGAGTAAATGAGTTGCAACATATTATGGAAAATCATCGTGGAAGCACTTCGTCTGCAATAAAAGAAATTGTAGACAATCATTTTTCGTTTGATGAAATTAAATTGGTAAGAGCTTATATAGAAATGCTAGAACGCAATTAA
- a CDS encoding Rieske 2Fe-2S domain-containing protein, translating into MQWTALSDDVKTAFENLQLFQTAKYVFEGKSICVVKLEDGIFGINNRCPHAGAQLHYGHCNRKGIVSCPLHGYKFDIKTGNSADGNHYKLVRYKFKIENDILYIGVV; encoded by the coding sequence ATGCAATGGACAGCACTTTCTGATGATGTAAAAACTGCTTTTGAAAACTTACAATTATTTCAAACAGCTAAATATGTTTTTGAAGGGAAATCTATTTGTGTAGTAAAACTCGAAGATGGTATTTTTGGCATCAACAATCGTTGTCCACATGCTGGTGCACAATTACACTATGGTCATTGCAACAGAAAAGGCATCGTCAGTTGTCCTTTGCATGGCTATAAGTTCGATATTAAAACAGGCAATAGTGCAGATGGCAATCACTACAAATTAGTGCGTTATAAATTTAAAATTGAAAACGATATCTTGTATATTGGTGTGGTATAA
- a CDS encoding flippase-like domain-containing protein produces MILKNKYANAIIKLLIFIGLLWILYLQVFKNKNLEQTYQYFIQSFDGSLSLLIVVIVLMFLNWFIESVKWKLLIDKLHIISRLKALRGVFFGVTFSLFTPNRVGEFGGRIFAINTNRKEAIAATLMGSIAQFIINLSFGGLGLLLYLILYYKTDFYLAIAISFSYLIMIFALQFSYFNLNAVTRKFKKTQKYIHIVELYNNKELIQLEIYSLLRYIIYVLQFIIMLYFFGFNIQFHQALVVVPAIFFLQTILPLNVAILDFGFRGNVALYFLSPFAQNDIAILATTFSIWLINLIIPAIIGGIAALQFKFFKE; encoded by the coding sequence ATGATTCTGAAAAACAAATACGCCAATGCAATCATTAAGCTACTCATTTTTATTGGCTTGCTTTGGATATTGTATCTACAAGTCTTTAAAAATAAAAATTTGGAGCAAACCTATCAATATTTTATTCAATCGTTTGATGGAAGTTTAAGTTTACTTATCGTAGTTATTGTATTGATGTTTCTAAATTGGTTCATAGAATCAGTAAAATGGAAACTACTCATTGATAAATTACATATTATTTCCAGACTAAAAGCATTGCGTGGTGTTTTTTTTGGTGTAACTTTTTCACTATTTACACCAAATAGAGTTGGCGAATTTGGCGGAAGAATTTTTGCTATCAATACCAATAGAAAAGAAGCCATTGCTGCAACATTAATGGGAAGTATTGCTCAATTTATTATCAATTTGTCTTTTGGTGGATTAGGTTTGTTATTATATTTAATTTTATATTACAAGACAGATTTCTACTTAGCTATTGCTATTAGTTTTTCTTATCTCATTATGATATTTGCACTACAATTTTCTTATTTCAATCTCAATGCAGTTACTAGAAAATTCAAAAAAACACAAAAGTACATTCACATTGTAGAACTATACAACAACAAAGAATTAATACAATTAGAAATATATTCTTTATTAAGATATATTATATATGTACTGCAGTTTATAATTATGTTGTACTTCTTCGGATTTAACATTCAATTTCATCAAGCATTAGTAGTTGTACCAGCAATATTTTTTCTACAAACCATTTTGCCATTAAATGTTGCCATTTTAGATTTTGGTTTTAGAGGTAATGTCGCACTCTATTTCTTATCGCCATTTGCACAAAACGATATTGCCATTTTAGCAACTACTTTTTCTATTTGGTTAATCAACCTAATCATACCTGCAATTATTGGTGGAATCGCTGCATTACAATTCAAATTTTTTAAAGAGTAG
- a CDS encoding glycine--tRNA ligase translates to MEQIDLQKIVSHCKEYGFIFPSSEIYDNLGAVYDYGPFGVELKNNIKEYWWKSMTQMNDNIVGIDAAIFMHPTTWKASGHVDSFSDPLIDNKDSKKRYRADVLLEDQIQKYYNKADKELEKKGIDKSASDEDKAKASRNFAKAIQLEKDYTEAAQNSDFKRYKELIEEHGIACEFSGSKNWSEVRQFNLMFDTKLGAVAEDASTIYLRPETAQGIFVNFLNVQKSARMKVPFGIAQIGKAFRNEIVARQFVFRMREFEQMEMQFFVRPGTELDWFEKWKTTRMKWHLALGTNPDNLRFHVHEKLAHYANAAEDIQFNFPIGFKELEGIHSRTDFDLSEHQKYSGKKLQYFDSELNQNYVPFVIETSIGLDRMFLRIMSESLKDEQLENGETRTVLSLPPALAPIKIAVLPLVKKDGLPEKAQEIVNELKFIARTFYEEKDTIGKRYRRMDAIGTPYCITIDHQTLEDNTVTLRERDTMQQERVAISELSRIVAEKVDMNNLLKQLA, encoded by the coding sequence ATGGAACAAATAGATTTACAGAAAATAGTATCGCATTGTAAGGAATATGGTTTTATATTTCCGTCTAGTGAGATATACGATAATTTAGGTGCAGTATACGATTATGGTCCTTTTGGTGTAGAATTGAAAAATAACATCAAAGAATATTGGTGGAAAAGCATGACACAAATGAACGACAATATTGTAGGTATTGATGCTGCTATTTTTATGCATCCAACGACTTGGAAAGCAAGTGGTCATGTCGATAGTTTTTCTGATCCATTAATTGATAATAAAGATTCTAAAAAAAGATATAGAGCTGATGTTTTGTTAGAAGATCAAATTCAAAAATATTATAACAAAGCAGATAAAGAACTAGAGAAAAAAGGCATTGATAAATCTGCTTCTGATGAAGATAAAGCTAAAGCGAGTAGAAATTTTGCAAAAGCTATTCAATTAGAAAAAGATTATACAGAAGCTGCTCAAAATAGCGACTTTAAACGATACAAAGAATTGATTGAAGAACATGGCATTGCTTGCGAGTTTTCTGGTTCTAAAAATTGGTCGGAAGTAAGACAATTCAATTTGATGTTCGATACTAAATTAGGTGCTGTTGCCGAAGATGCTAGTACGATTTATTTGCGACCTGAAACAGCTCAAGGTATTTTTGTCAATTTTTTAAATGTACAGAAAAGTGCTAGAATGAAAGTGCCTTTTGGTATTGCTCAAATTGGTAAAGCTTTTAGAAATGAAATTGTAGCACGACAGTTTGTATTTAGAATGCGTGAATTTGAACAAATGGAAATGCAGTTTTTTGTTCGTCCAGGAACAGAATTAGATTGGTTTGAAAAATGGAAAACTACTAGAATGAAATGGCATTTGGCTTTAGGTACTAATCCAGATAATTTGCGTTTTCATGTACACGAAAAATTAGCACACTACGCCAATGCAGCAGAAGATATTCAGTTTAATTTTCCTATTGGTTTTAAAGAGTTAGAAGGCATTCATTCTAGAACAGATTTCGATTTAAGTGAACATCAAAAATATTCCGGTAAAAAATTACAATATTTTGATAGTGAACTCAATCAAAATTATGTGCCTTTCGTTATTGAAACTTCTATTGGTTTAGATAGAATGTTTTTAAGAATAATGAGCGAATCTTTAAAAGATGAGCAATTAGAAAATGGAGAAACAAGAACTGTTTTATCATTGCCACCAGCTTTGGCTCCAATAAAAATTGCTGTTTTGCCTTTGGTTAAAAAAGATGGTTTGCCAGAAAAAGCTCAAGAAATTGTTAATGAGCTAAAATTTATTGCTAGAACTTTTTACGAAGAAAAAGATACTATTGGCAAACGATACAGAAGAATGGACGCTATTGGTACACCATATTGTATTACTATCGATCATCAAACACTAGAAGACAATACAGTTACTTTAAGAGAAAGAGATACTATGCAACAAGAGCGAGTAGCCATTAGCGAGCTAAGCAGAATAGTTGCAGAAAAAGTAGACATGAATAATCTATTGAAACAATTAGCATAG
- a CDS encoding NAD+ synthase — protein sequence MKIALAQQNYMIGDFEGNLQKMLSAIQQAKQAKTDLIIFSELSVCGYPPRDFLEFNHFINQCHKDIEAIAKVAANDIAVIVGAPSKNPNKEGKDLYNSAYCIAEGKVQYVAHKTLLPTYDVFDEYRYFEPNKQFDCFHFKGKKIAVTICEDIWDTGEENPLYSINPVAELAKLQPDFLVNLSASPFNYKQAKKRIDVIRKNATIFNLPVFYCNCVGAQTELIFDGGSVVMSPNGKVYKELKYFEEELFICSLDEVLSNDTNHENNHNELQLIHDALICGIRDYFKKLNFKTAILGLSGGIDSALTLVLAVRALGKENVLSVLMPSQFSTNHSVDDSIQLLENLGNAPHKIIPIKEVYDSFIDKLQPHFNNKPFDVTEENMQARIRAVYLMALSNKLGCILLNTSNKSEAAVGYGTLYGDMCGGISVLGDVYKTKVFELCKFINKDQEIIPWHIINKPPSAELRPDQKDSDSLPEYSILDTILYEYIENRKGPDEIEALGFEEALVSRVLRMVNRNEFKRYQTPPILRVSTKAFGSGRRLPIVGKYLE from the coding sequence ATGAAAATAGCATTGGCTCAGCAAAACTATATGATTGGCGATTTTGAAGGCAATCTCCAAAAAATGTTGTCGGCAATTCAACAAGCAAAACAAGCAAAAACAGACCTAATTATTTTTAGCGAATTATCTGTTTGTGGATATCCGCCTAGAGATTTTTTAGAGTTTAATCACTTTATCAATCAATGTCATAAAGATATTGAAGCCATTGCAAAAGTAGCTGCTAACGATATTGCAGTTATTGTTGGAGCTCCATCTAAAAATCCAAATAAAGAAGGAAAAGATTTATATAATTCAGCTTACTGTATTGCCGAAGGAAAAGTACAATATGTTGCACACAAAACACTCTTGCCAACTTACGATGTCTTTGATGAGTATCGTTATTTTGAACCAAATAAACAGTTCGATTGCTTTCATTTTAAAGGCAAAAAAATTGCAGTAACTATTTGCGAAGATATTTGGGATACTGGCGAAGAAAATCCATTGTACAGTATTAATCCAGTGGCTGAGTTGGCAAAATTACAACCAGATTTTTTGGTGAATCTTTCTGCTTCGCCATTCAATTACAAACAAGCTAAAAAACGCATTGATGTGATTAGAAAAAATGCTACGATTTTTAATTTGCCAGTATTTTATTGCAACTGTGTTGGTGCTCAAACAGAATTAATCTTTGATGGTGGTTCTGTAGTAATGTCTCCAAATGGAAAAGTATATAAAGAATTAAAATATTTTGAAGAAGAATTATTTATTTGTTCTTTAGATGAAGTTCTCTCTAATGACACTAATCATGAAAATAATCACAACGAACTACAACTTATTCACGATGCACTGATTTGTGGTATTAGAGATTACTTTAAGAAACTCAATTTTAAGACAGCAATTTTAGGTTTAAGTGGAGGAATTGATAGTGCATTAACTTTAGTGTTGGCAGTAAGAGCATTAGGAAAAGAAAATGTATTGTCTGTGTTAATGCCATCGCAGTTTTCTACCAATCACTCTGTAGATGACTCTATACAACTACTAGAAAACTTAGGCAATGCACCACATAAAATCATTCCAATAAAAGAAGTATATGATAGTTTTATAGATAAATTGCAACCACATTTTAATAACAAACCTTTTGATGTTACCGAAGAAAATATGCAAGCACGGATAAGAGCTGTTTATTTAATGGCTTTGTCTAATAAGTTAGGTTGTATTTTACTCAATACTTCTAACAAAAGCGAGGCAGCAGTTGGTTATGGCACACTATATGGCGATATGTGTGGTGGAATTTCTGTATTAGGAGATGTATACAAAACTAAAGTATTTGAATTATGTAAATTTATTAATAAAGACCAAGAAATTATTCCTTGGCACATCATTAATAAACCACCAAGTGCAGAATTAAGACCAGACCAAAAAGATAGCGACTCATTACCAGAATATAGTATATTAGATACTATACTTTATGAATATATAGAAAATAGAAAAGGACCAGATGAAATTGAAGCATTAGGTTTTGAAGAAGCATTGGTAAGTCGTGTATTGAGAATGGTAAATAGAAATGAATTTAAACGCTATCAAACGCCACCGATATTAAGAGTATCTACTAAAGCATTTGGTAGTGGAAGAAGATTGCCAATTGTAGGAAAATATTTAGAATAA
- a CDS encoding matrixin family metalloprotease yields the protein MKYKIVLIIISLLLLSCNKNASIVEILPYENFNTKEVDTIKAIFQNLFPEKQIIVKEKQALPKSAFINIKSPRYRADEIIKILSKETVANTKTVALTNSDISTTKYENGKVKQPAYKYKDWGIMGLAYCPGKACVVSSFRIKHPNYTVYIDRLKKVSVHELGHTLGLRHCANKKCVMTDAVEKVSTIDNANLAFCEQCRTKLK from the coding sequence ATGAAATATAAAATAGTATTAATTATAATAAGCTTGCTGTTGTTGTCTTGTAATAAAAATGCATCTATTGTTGAGATACTTCCGTACGAAAATTTTAACACAAAAGAAGTAGATACAATAAAAGCGATATTTCAAAACTTATTTCCAGAAAAACAAATAATTGTAAAAGAAAAACAAGCATTGCCAAAGTCAGCATTTATAAATATTAAATCACCAAGATATAGAGCCGATGAAATAATAAAAATACTATCTAAAGAAACCGTAGCTAATACAAAAACGGTAGCACTAACTAATAGTGATATATCTACTACAAAATATGAAAATGGCAAAGTAAAACAACCAGCATACAAATACAAAGATTGGGGAATTATGGGTTTGGCTTATTGTCCAGGAAAAGCTTGTGTGGTTTCTTCCTTTAGAATTAAACATCCTAATTATACTGTTTATATAGACAGATTAAAAAAGGTAAGTGTACATGAATTAGGACATACGCTTGGATTAAGACATTGTGCCAATAAAAAATGTGTAATGACAGATGCTGTAGAAAAAGTTTCTACCATAGATAACGCCAACTTAGCTTTTTGTGAGCAGTGTAGAACGAAATTAAAATAA